From Arachis stenosperma cultivar V10309 chromosome 2, arast.V10309.gnm1.PFL2, whole genome shotgun sequence, one genomic window encodes:
- the LOC130962287 gene encoding disease resistance protein Roq1-like isoform X1: protein MSSQNQEYDAYISSGLQFFHPFISDLYDELKNVGLHVLKDRTEPKTNIYGAIERCRASIIVFTIDYAESTLYLQELVKIMECHRRKDQNVVPVFYCLDPSQVCNLSGDFGEILSYTLQGTDENMMLSYATALRQAAFISPRFLPEMGNDREVMSHIVGHVTSLIDSTKLFIEHPVGVESRVQDLIQLLNNKKADGVLIIAIWGMAGIGKTTIAKALYNQISHNFEVKKFFPDIQDVKGDYPIWLASKFIEERLLLFLKDQVKTKAQNFDSTTNIWREGLRCLKVLLILDNVRSERELEVLPVTTECFGPGSIIIITTRTKHDRLHEIGVNHIYRVKEMDYNECVELFSWSAFNKATPERSLSRLINYAIEYSDGLPLALVCVGSAVSEKSIQEWENVLDSFKRFPFQDVWQVLKENIDSVGSEEKEIFLELAYLSHLLIGVDRNDICQILQGAGHPDASRAIKGIEEHSLVWFDEDKLCMNRLLQGIGREMYMKESSIKPQQRPYDVFLSFRGKETRSKFISHLYASLENAGIYVFKDENGLARGEKLSISLLKAIGESKTSIIILSPNYAFSRWCLQELEDIMICCKNKTQKVLPVFYHIDPSEVRNQTGKFGQAFDNLMRRYPDKIKGKEQSWRKALREVGCIVGFVIRKSKNESEDIKNIVEQVTHMLEMKELFVANHPVGVESRVEEVIQLLKDQQQENPLLLGIWGMGGSGKTTIAKAVYNKIFREFEGRCFLLNIREVWDQDNGILHLQQQLLSAIYKTTKIKIENTESGKSILERRLGQKRILLVLDVDKLEQLNSLAASHKWFCPRSTIIITTRDEHLLRCLRVDKLYSMKELNEKESIELFSWHAFKEPCPKEEFASLANEVVLYCERLPLALEVIGSHLFNRKVYEWRSVLNKLKTIPNNDVQKKLKISFDGLSDDRDREIFLDVAFFFIGMDKNDVIHIINGCGHSAEIGINVLMERCLITVDTKGKLGMHGLLRDMGREIIRKSLPMKPEERSRLWNPDEVLNVLSKDMGTKAIEGLALNLPKSLNPTQLKTEAFKEMKRLRLLQFANVQLVGDFKYLSTDLRWLCWHECPSEYTTANFDQGNLVAIDFKYSKLDLVWKKGQMMRNLKILNLSHSQHLTQTPDFSNMPNLEKLILKYCPKLTSVSHTIEHLKQVLLINLKGCSGLRVLPRSIYKLKSLKTLILSGCSSIDKLEEDIEQMESLTTLMADKTAITQVPHALLRLKSIVYISLCDFKGLSRNVFPSIIWSWTSPTNNFSPQVQTFLDLSNLVSLIVPNSNSQGLSSIIRELPQVQNVRLECGSQLQIIGDVVSNTFDVTNCNEMKVTSSASNISKGSSSSLIGYCSEGDIIESENSLNSILIQMGMSCSVTELLRENIFQKFNARVPGDCLLPGNKNPDWLTFSCEGSFVIFDIPQVNGHKLKSVMLCIIYSSSSNIVPLEGPIIKNLCIINHTKTTPFLYDGDTLASLRDDEWQKVIANLEAGDKVQIVVASGLGFTVKKTAVYLIYAEQQAEGIVCGDNMVADGNIIVHDDEENDLLQGVNKNFSKKNLKSHTKRKFKEYDDTNH, encoded by the exons ATGTCTTCCCAAAACCAAGAATATGATGCGTACATTAGTTCCGGATTGCAGTTCTTTCATCCTTTTATTTCAGATCTCTATGATGAACTCAAAAATGTTGGACTGCATGTTTTAAAAGACCGCACCGAGCCCAAGACTAATATATATGGCGCAATCGAACGATGCAGAGCTTCTATCATAGTTTTCACAATAGATTATGCTGAATCAACCTTGTACTTGCAAGAACTCGTGAAAATAATGGAGTGTCATCGGAGGAAAGATCAGAATGTTGTGCCCGTGTTCTATTGCTTAGATCCCTCCCAAGTATGCAATCTGAGCGGTGATTTTGGGGAGATTTTGTCTTATACTCTGCAAGGAACGGATGAAAACATGATGTTGAGTTATGCGACCGCGCTTCGACAAGCTGCTTTCATTTCACCCAGGTTTCTTCCGGAAATGGG gAATGACAGAGAAGTTATGAGCCATATAGTTGGACATGTTACATCCTTGATAGATTCAACGAAATTATTCATTGAGCATCCAGTGGGAGTAGAGTCTCGTGTGCAAGATTTGATTCAACTCTTAAACAATAAGAAAGCAGATGGTGTCCTCATAATAGCAATATGGGGAATGGCGGGAATAGGTAAAACTACAATTGCCAAAGCCCTCTACAATCAAATTAGCCACAATTTCGAGGTGAAGAAATTTTTCCCAGACATCCAGGATGTGAAGGGGGATTATCCAATATGGTTGGCTTCCAAATTTATAGAAGAGAGGcttcttttgtttttgaaagACCAAGTTAAAACAAAAGCGCAAAACTTCGACTCAACAACAAATATATGGAGGGAAGGACTTCGTTGCTTAAAGGTACTTCTTATACTTGATAATGTGAGAAGTGAAAGAGAGCTGGAGGTTTTGCCAGTAACTACTGAATGCTTTGGTCCTGGGAGTATAATAATCATCACAACAAGGACTAAACATGATCGACTTCACGAGATTGGAGTTAATCATATATATAGAGTGAAAGAAATGGACTACAACGAATGTGTTGAGCTTTTTAGTTGGAGCGCATTCAACAAAGCCACTCCTGAAAGAAGTTTGTCTCGTCTTATTAATTATGCAATTGAATATTCTGATGGACTGCCACTGGCTCTTGTGTGTGTTGGCTCTGCTGTATCTGAAAAAAGTATACAAGAGTGGGAGAATGTATTGGACAGCTTCAAAAGATTCCCCTTTCAAGATGTATGGCAGGTTTTAAAAGAAAACATAGATTCTGTTGGATCTGAAGAAAAGGAAATATTTCTTGAACTAGCCTATTTGAGTCATCTCTTAATTGGAGTGGACCGAAATGATATATGTCAGATATTACAAGGAGCTGGACATCCCGATGCATCGAGAGCAATTAAAGGGATTGAAGAGCATAGTCTTGTGTGGTTTGACGAGGACAAGCTTTGCATGAATCGTTTGCTACAAGGCATCGGAAGAGAAATGTATATGAAGGAATCATCGATTAAGCCTCAG CAAAGGCCATATGATGTATTCTTGAGCTTTCGAGGCAAAGAAACTCGCTCAAAGTTCATCTCACATCTTTATGCATCTCTTGAAAATGCTGGTATCTATGTTTTCAAGGATGAAAACGGGCTAGCAAGAGGGGAAAAACTCTCAATCTCGCTTCTGAAAGCAATTGGAGAGTCTAAAACTTCTATCATTATTCTGTCACCAAATTATGCATTTTCAAGATGGTGTTTGCAAGAGTTGGAAGACATCATGATATGTTGTAAAAACAAAACTCAAAAGGTGCTGCCAGTATTCTACCATATAGATCCCTCGGAAGTGCGAAATCAGACTGGTAAGTTTGGACAAGCTTTTGATAATCTTATGAGAAGATACCCGGATAAAATAAAAGGCAAGGAGCAGAGTTGGAGGAAAGCACTCCGTGAAGTTGGGTGCATTGTAGGGTTTGTCATCCGAAAATCcaa GAATGAAAGTGAGGATATTAAGAACATTGTTGAACAAGTTACTCATATGCTGGAAATGAAGGAATTGTTCGTTGCTAATCATCCCGTAGGTGTTGAATCTCGTGTTGAAGAGGTGATTCAACTATTAAAAGACCAGCAACAAGAAAATCCTCTACTACTTGGTATATGGGGCATGGGAGGGAGTGGTAAAACAACCATTGCCAAAGCggtttataataaaattttccGTGAGTTTGAAGGTCGGTGTTTCCTCCTAAATATAAGAGAAGTTTGGGATCAAGATAATGGAATTCTTCATTTACAACAACAACTTCTTTCTGCTATCTACAAGACAACGAAAATAAAGATTGAAAACACTGAATCTGGAAAATCAATATTAGAGAGAAGACTTGGCCAGAAAAGGATACTTCTTGTACTTGATGTGGACAAATTGGAGCAGCTAAATTCCTTAGCTGCAAGTCATAAATGGTTCTGTCCTCGGAGCACAATAATCATCACAACAAGAGATGAACATCTTCTTCGTTGTCTTAGAGTTGATAAGTTATATAGTATGAAAGAGTTAAATGAGAAAGAATCCATTGAACTTTTTAGCTGGCATGCATTCAAAGAACCATGTCCAAAAGAAGAGTTTGCTTCACTTGCTAATGAAGTTGTTTTATATTGTGAGAGATTGCCACTGGCTCTTGAGGTAATTGGGTCACATCTGTTTAATAGGAAAGTATATGAATGGAGGAGTGTTTTGAATAAACTCAAAACTATTCCAAACAATGATGTACAGAAGAAGCTTAAAATAAGTTTTGATGGTCTAAGTGATGATAGGGATAGAGAAATATTTCTTGATGTAGcatttttctttattggaatggACAAAAATGATGTAATTCATATAATAAATGGCTGCGGGCATTCAGCTGAAATTGGAATAAATGTTCTTATGGAACGATGCCTTATTACTGTGGACACCAAGGGAAAACTTGGCATGCATGGTTTGCTGCGAGACATGGGAAGAGAAATTATTCGCAAGAGTTTGCCAATGAAACCTGAGGAACGTAGTAGGTTGTGGAATCCAGATGAAGTGCTTAATGTATTATCAAAAGACATG GGAACAAAAGCTATTGAGGGACTTGCTTTGAACCTGCCAAAGTCATTGAATCCAACTCAGTTAAAGACAGAAGCATTTAAGGAGATGAAGAGACTGAGATTGCTTCAGTTTGCAAATGTGCAACTTGTTGGAGACTTTAAATACCTTTCAACAGATCTTCGATGGTTGTGCTGGCATGAATGTCCTTCAGAATATACAACTGCAAACTTTGATCAAGGAAATTTAGTTGCTATTGACTTCAAATATAGCAAACTCGACCTTGTATGGAAGAAGGGTCAG ATGATGAGGAATCTAAAAATTCTCAATCTTAGTCATTCTCAACACTTGACACAAACTCCTGACTTTTCAAATATGCCCAATCTTGAAAAGTTAATACTCAAATATTGCCCAAAGTTGACTTCGGTTTCTCATACCATTGAACATCTCAAGCAAGTTCTTCTAATCAATTTGAAAGGGTGTTCAGGGCTTCGTGTACTTCCAAGAAGCATCTACAAGTTGAAATCTCTCAAAACTCTCATTCTTTCAGGATGTTCATCGATTGATAAGTTAGAAGAAGACATAGAACAAATGGAATCATTGACAACTTTGATGGCAGATAAAACTGCCATAACACAAGTGCCTCATGCACTACTAAGATTAAAGAGTATTGTGTATATTTCTTTGTGCGACTTTAAAGGATTATCGCGCAATGTGTTTCCTTCAATCATTTGGTCATGGACCTCTCCAACAAATAACTTCTCACCCCAAGTGCAAACATTTTTGGACTTGTCAAATCTTGTTTCCTTAATAGTACCAAATAGCAACTCTCAAGGTCTATCATCCATCATCAGAGAGCTTCCACAGGTCCAGAATGTTAGGCTGGAATGTGGCTCACAACTTCAAATTATTGGAGATGTAGTTTCTAATACTTTTGATGTCACAAACTGCAATGAAATGAAAGTAACATCAAGTGCATCAAATATCTCAAAAGGGAGTAGCTCATCATTAATTGGTTACTGCAGTGAAGGTGACATTATTGAATCAGAAAATTCCTTGAattcaattttaattcaaatGGGAATGAGTTGTTCAGTCACAGAGTTACTTAGGGAAAATATTTTTCAG AAGTTTAATGCAAGAGTACCTGGAGATTGCTTGCTTCCTGGCAACAAGAATCCTGATTGGTTAACATTCAGTTGTGAAGgttcttttgtaatttttgaCATCCCTCAGGTGAATGGGCATAAGTTAAAGTCAGTGATGTTGTGTATCATCTATTCTTCTTCCTCAAACATTGTACCTTTAGAAGGCCCTATCATTAAAAATTTGTGTATCATAAATCATACAAAGACCACCCCTTTTCTCTACGATGGAGATACACTGGCTTCACTTAGAGATGatgaatggcagaaagtaaTAGCGAACCTTGAAGCTGGTGACAAAGTGCAGATTGTTGTTGCTTCCGGATTAGGATTCACTGTGAAGAAGACAGCAGTTTATCTCATATATGCAGAGCAACAAGCTGAAGGTATTGTTTGTGGTGATAATATGGTAGCAGATGGAAATATCATTGTTcatgatgatgaagaaaatgatttACTTCAAGGAGTAAACAAGAATTTCTCAAAA AAAAATTTGAAGTCACATACGAAACGAAAATTCAAAGAGTATGATGATACCAATCATTAA
- the LOC130962287 gene encoding disease resistance protein Roq1-like isoform X2, translated as MSSQNQEYDAYISSGLQFFHPFISDLYDELKNVGLHVLKDRTEPKTNIYGAIERCRASIIVFTIDYAESTLYLQELVKIMECHRRKDQNVVPVFYCLDPSQVCNLSGDFGEILSYTLQGTDENMMLSYATALRQAAFISPRNDREVMSHIVGHVTSLIDSTKLFIEHPVGVESRVQDLIQLLNNKKADGVLIIAIWGMAGIGKTTIAKALYNQISHNFEVKKFFPDIQDVKGDYPIWLASKFIEERLLLFLKDQVKTKAQNFDSTTNIWREGLRCLKVLLILDNVRSERELEVLPVTTECFGPGSIIIITTRTKHDRLHEIGVNHIYRVKEMDYNECVELFSWSAFNKATPERSLSRLINYAIEYSDGLPLALVCVGSAVSEKSIQEWENVLDSFKRFPFQDVWQVLKENIDSVGSEEKEIFLELAYLSHLLIGVDRNDICQILQGAGHPDASRAIKGIEEHSLVWFDEDKLCMNRLLQGIGREMYMKESSIKPQQRPYDVFLSFRGKETRSKFISHLYASLENAGIYVFKDENGLARGEKLSISLLKAIGESKTSIIILSPNYAFSRWCLQELEDIMICCKNKTQKVLPVFYHIDPSEVRNQTGKFGQAFDNLMRRYPDKIKGKEQSWRKALREVGCIVGFVIRKSKNESEDIKNIVEQVTHMLEMKELFVANHPVGVESRVEEVIQLLKDQQQENPLLLGIWGMGGSGKTTIAKAVYNKIFREFEGRCFLLNIREVWDQDNGILHLQQQLLSAIYKTTKIKIENTESGKSILERRLGQKRILLVLDVDKLEQLNSLAASHKWFCPRSTIIITTRDEHLLRCLRVDKLYSMKELNEKESIELFSWHAFKEPCPKEEFASLANEVVLYCERLPLALEVIGSHLFNRKVYEWRSVLNKLKTIPNNDVQKKLKISFDGLSDDRDREIFLDVAFFFIGMDKNDVIHIINGCGHSAEIGINVLMERCLITVDTKGKLGMHGLLRDMGREIIRKSLPMKPEERSRLWNPDEVLNVLSKDMGTKAIEGLALNLPKSLNPTQLKTEAFKEMKRLRLLQFANVQLVGDFKYLSTDLRWLCWHECPSEYTTANFDQGNLVAIDFKYSKLDLVWKKGQMMRNLKILNLSHSQHLTQTPDFSNMPNLEKLILKYCPKLTSVSHTIEHLKQVLLINLKGCSGLRVLPRSIYKLKSLKTLILSGCSSIDKLEEDIEQMESLTTLMADKTAITQVPHALLRLKSIVYISLCDFKGLSRNVFPSIIWSWTSPTNNFSPQVQTFLDLSNLVSLIVPNSNSQGLSSIIRELPQVQNVRLECGSQLQIIGDVVSNTFDVTNCNEMKVTSSASNISKGSSSSLIGYCSEGDIIESENSLNSILIQMGMSCSVTELLRENIFQKFNARVPGDCLLPGNKNPDWLTFSCEGSFVIFDIPQVNGHKLKSVMLCIIYSSSSNIVPLEGPIIKNLCIINHTKTTPFLYDGDTLASLRDDEWQKVIANLEAGDKVQIVVASGLGFTVKKTAVYLIYAEQQAEGIVCGDNMVADGNIIVHDDEENDLLQGVNKNFSKKNLKSHTKRKFKEYDDTNH; from the exons ATGTCTTCCCAAAACCAAGAATATGATGCGTACATTAGTTCCGGATTGCAGTTCTTTCATCCTTTTATTTCAGATCTCTATGATGAACTCAAAAATGTTGGACTGCATGTTTTAAAAGACCGCACCGAGCCCAAGACTAATATATATGGCGCAATCGAACGATGCAGAGCTTCTATCATAGTTTTCACAATAGATTATGCTGAATCAACCTTGTACTTGCAAGAACTCGTGAAAATAATGGAGTGTCATCGGAGGAAAGATCAGAATGTTGTGCCCGTGTTCTATTGCTTAGATCCCTCCCAAGTATGCAATCTGAGCGGTGATTTTGGGGAGATTTTGTCTTATACTCTGCAAGGAACGGATGAAAACATGATGTTGAGTTATGCGACCGCGCTTCGACAAGCTGCTTTCATTTCACCCAG gAATGACAGAGAAGTTATGAGCCATATAGTTGGACATGTTACATCCTTGATAGATTCAACGAAATTATTCATTGAGCATCCAGTGGGAGTAGAGTCTCGTGTGCAAGATTTGATTCAACTCTTAAACAATAAGAAAGCAGATGGTGTCCTCATAATAGCAATATGGGGAATGGCGGGAATAGGTAAAACTACAATTGCCAAAGCCCTCTACAATCAAATTAGCCACAATTTCGAGGTGAAGAAATTTTTCCCAGACATCCAGGATGTGAAGGGGGATTATCCAATATGGTTGGCTTCCAAATTTATAGAAGAGAGGcttcttttgtttttgaaagACCAAGTTAAAACAAAAGCGCAAAACTTCGACTCAACAACAAATATATGGAGGGAAGGACTTCGTTGCTTAAAGGTACTTCTTATACTTGATAATGTGAGAAGTGAAAGAGAGCTGGAGGTTTTGCCAGTAACTACTGAATGCTTTGGTCCTGGGAGTATAATAATCATCACAACAAGGACTAAACATGATCGACTTCACGAGATTGGAGTTAATCATATATATAGAGTGAAAGAAATGGACTACAACGAATGTGTTGAGCTTTTTAGTTGGAGCGCATTCAACAAAGCCACTCCTGAAAGAAGTTTGTCTCGTCTTATTAATTATGCAATTGAATATTCTGATGGACTGCCACTGGCTCTTGTGTGTGTTGGCTCTGCTGTATCTGAAAAAAGTATACAAGAGTGGGAGAATGTATTGGACAGCTTCAAAAGATTCCCCTTTCAAGATGTATGGCAGGTTTTAAAAGAAAACATAGATTCTGTTGGATCTGAAGAAAAGGAAATATTTCTTGAACTAGCCTATTTGAGTCATCTCTTAATTGGAGTGGACCGAAATGATATATGTCAGATATTACAAGGAGCTGGACATCCCGATGCATCGAGAGCAATTAAAGGGATTGAAGAGCATAGTCTTGTGTGGTTTGACGAGGACAAGCTTTGCATGAATCGTTTGCTACAAGGCATCGGAAGAGAAATGTATATGAAGGAATCATCGATTAAGCCTCAG CAAAGGCCATATGATGTATTCTTGAGCTTTCGAGGCAAAGAAACTCGCTCAAAGTTCATCTCACATCTTTATGCATCTCTTGAAAATGCTGGTATCTATGTTTTCAAGGATGAAAACGGGCTAGCAAGAGGGGAAAAACTCTCAATCTCGCTTCTGAAAGCAATTGGAGAGTCTAAAACTTCTATCATTATTCTGTCACCAAATTATGCATTTTCAAGATGGTGTTTGCAAGAGTTGGAAGACATCATGATATGTTGTAAAAACAAAACTCAAAAGGTGCTGCCAGTATTCTACCATATAGATCCCTCGGAAGTGCGAAATCAGACTGGTAAGTTTGGACAAGCTTTTGATAATCTTATGAGAAGATACCCGGATAAAATAAAAGGCAAGGAGCAGAGTTGGAGGAAAGCACTCCGTGAAGTTGGGTGCATTGTAGGGTTTGTCATCCGAAAATCcaa GAATGAAAGTGAGGATATTAAGAACATTGTTGAACAAGTTACTCATATGCTGGAAATGAAGGAATTGTTCGTTGCTAATCATCCCGTAGGTGTTGAATCTCGTGTTGAAGAGGTGATTCAACTATTAAAAGACCAGCAACAAGAAAATCCTCTACTACTTGGTATATGGGGCATGGGAGGGAGTGGTAAAACAACCATTGCCAAAGCggtttataataaaattttccGTGAGTTTGAAGGTCGGTGTTTCCTCCTAAATATAAGAGAAGTTTGGGATCAAGATAATGGAATTCTTCATTTACAACAACAACTTCTTTCTGCTATCTACAAGACAACGAAAATAAAGATTGAAAACACTGAATCTGGAAAATCAATATTAGAGAGAAGACTTGGCCAGAAAAGGATACTTCTTGTACTTGATGTGGACAAATTGGAGCAGCTAAATTCCTTAGCTGCAAGTCATAAATGGTTCTGTCCTCGGAGCACAATAATCATCACAACAAGAGATGAACATCTTCTTCGTTGTCTTAGAGTTGATAAGTTATATAGTATGAAAGAGTTAAATGAGAAAGAATCCATTGAACTTTTTAGCTGGCATGCATTCAAAGAACCATGTCCAAAAGAAGAGTTTGCTTCACTTGCTAATGAAGTTGTTTTATATTGTGAGAGATTGCCACTGGCTCTTGAGGTAATTGGGTCACATCTGTTTAATAGGAAAGTATATGAATGGAGGAGTGTTTTGAATAAACTCAAAACTATTCCAAACAATGATGTACAGAAGAAGCTTAAAATAAGTTTTGATGGTCTAAGTGATGATAGGGATAGAGAAATATTTCTTGATGTAGcatttttctttattggaatggACAAAAATGATGTAATTCATATAATAAATGGCTGCGGGCATTCAGCTGAAATTGGAATAAATGTTCTTATGGAACGATGCCTTATTACTGTGGACACCAAGGGAAAACTTGGCATGCATGGTTTGCTGCGAGACATGGGAAGAGAAATTATTCGCAAGAGTTTGCCAATGAAACCTGAGGAACGTAGTAGGTTGTGGAATCCAGATGAAGTGCTTAATGTATTATCAAAAGACATG GGAACAAAAGCTATTGAGGGACTTGCTTTGAACCTGCCAAAGTCATTGAATCCAACTCAGTTAAAGACAGAAGCATTTAAGGAGATGAAGAGACTGAGATTGCTTCAGTTTGCAAATGTGCAACTTGTTGGAGACTTTAAATACCTTTCAACAGATCTTCGATGGTTGTGCTGGCATGAATGTCCTTCAGAATATACAACTGCAAACTTTGATCAAGGAAATTTAGTTGCTATTGACTTCAAATATAGCAAACTCGACCTTGTATGGAAGAAGGGTCAG ATGATGAGGAATCTAAAAATTCTCAATCTTAGTCATTCTCAACACTTGACACAAACTCCTGACTTTTCAAATATGCCCAATCTTGAAAAGTTAATACTCAAATATTGCCCAAAGTTGACTTCGGTTTCTCATACCATTGAACATCTCAAGCAAGTTCTTCTAATCAATTTGAAAGGGTGTTCAGGGCTTCGTGTACTTCCAAGAAGCATCTACAAGTTGAAATCTCTCAAAACTCTCATTCTTTCAGGATGTTCATCGATTGATAAGTTAGAAGAAGACATAGAACAAATGGAATCATTGACAACTTTGATGGCAGATAAAACTGCCATAACACAAGTGCCTCATGCACTACTAAGATTAAAGAGTATTGTGTATATTTCTTTGTGCGACTTTAAAGGATTATCGCGCAATGTGTTTCCTTCAATCATTTGGTCATGGACCTCTCCAACAAATAACTTCTCACCCCAAGTGCAAACATTTTTGGACTTGTCAAATCTTGTTTCCTTAATAGTACCAAATAGCAACTCTCAAGGTCTATCATCCATCATCAGAGAGCTTCCACAGGTCCAGAATGTTAGGCTGGAATGTGGCTCACAACTTCAAATTATTGGAGATGTAGTTTCTAATACTTTTGATGTCACAAACTGCAATGAAATGAAAGTAACATCAAGTGCATCAAATATCTCAAAAGGGAGTAGCTCATCATTAATTGGTTACTGCAGTGAAGGTGACATTATTGAATCAGAAAATTCCTTGAattcaattttaattcaaatGGGAATGAGTTGTTCAGTCACAGAGTTACTTAGGGAAAATATTTTTCAG AAGTTTAATGCAAGAGTACCTGGAGATTGCTTGCTTCCTGGCAACAAGAATCCTGATTGGTTAACATTCAGTTGTGAAGgttcttttgtaatttttgaCATCCCTCAGGTGAATGGGCATAAGTTAAAGTCAGTGATGTTGTGTATCATCTATTCTTCTTCCTCAAACATTGTACCTTTAGAAGGCCCTATCATTAAAAATTTGTGTATCATAAATCATACAAAGACCACCCCTTTTCTCTACGATGGAGATACACTGGCTTCACTTAGAGATGatgaatggcagaaagtaaTAGCGAACCTTGAAGCTGGTGACAAAGTGCAGATTGTTGTTGCTTCCGGATTAGGATTCACTGTGAAGAAGACAGCAGTTTATCTCATATATGCAGAGCAACAAGCTGAAGGTATTGTTTGTGGTGATAATATGGTAGCAGATGGAAATATCATTGTTcatgatgatgaagaaaatgatttACTTCAAGGAGTAAACAAGAATTTCTCAAAA AAAAATTTGAAGTCACATACGAAACGAAAATTCAAAGAGTATGATGATACCAATCATTAA